Proteins encoded together in one Labrus bergylta chromosome 20, fLabBer1.1, whole genome shotgun sequence window:
- the naa50 gene encoding N-alpha-acetyltransferase 50 isoform X1 has translation MKGSRIELGDVTPHNIKQLKRLNQVIFPVSYNDKFYKDVLEVGELAKLAYFNDIAVGAVCCRVDHSQNQKRLYIMTLGCLAPYRRLGIGTKMLNHVLNICEKDGTFDNIYLHVQISNESAIHFYQKFGFEIIETKKNYYKRIEPADAHVLQKSLRSPCAPPTGELQKAE, from the exons TAGCCGGATCGAGCTGGGGGACGTTACGCCCCACAACATTAAGCAGCTTAAACGCCTGAACCAGGTCATCTTCCCTGTCAGCTACAATGACAAGTTTTACAAAGATGTACTGGAAGTTGGAGAGCTTGCAAAGCTAG CATACTTCAACGACATTGCAGTGGGCGCTGTGTGCTGCAGAGTGGACCACTCTCAGAACCAGAAGAGACTGTACATCATGACGCTTGGCTGTCTAGCACCCTACCGTAGACTTGGAATTG GTACAAAGATGCTGAATCATGTACTAAACATCTGTGAGAAGGACGGCACTTTTGACAACATTTACCT TCATGTGCAGATCAGCAATGAGTCAGCGATTCACTTTTACCAGAAGTTTGGCTTTGAGATCATCGAGACAAAAAAGAATTACTACAAGAGGATAGAGCCAGCAGATGCCCATGTATTGCAAAAGAGTCTGCGCAGCCCGTGTGCACCCCCCACCGGAGAGCTTCAGAAGGCAGAGTAG
- the naa50 gene encoding N-alpha-acetyltransferase 50 isoform X2, translating to MKGRIELGDVTPHNIKQLKRLNQVIFPVSYNDKFYKDVLEVGELAKLAYFNDIAVGAVCCRVDHSQNQKRLYIMTLGCLAPYRRLGIGTKMLNHVLNICEKDGTFDNIYLHVQISNESAIHFYQKFGFEIIETKKNYYKRIEPADAHVLQKSLRSPCAPPTGELQKAE from the exons CCGGATCGAGCTGGGGGACGTTACGCCCCACAACATTAAGCAGCTTAAACGCCTGAACCAGGTCATCTTCCCTGTCAGCTACAATGACAAGTTTTACAAAGATGTACTGGAAGTTGGAGAGCTTGCAAAGCTAG CATACTTCAACGACATTGCAGTGGGCGCTGTGTGCTGCAGAGTGGACCACTCTCAGAACCAGAAGAGACTGTACATCATGACGCTTGGCTGTCTAGCACCCTACCGTAGACTTGGAATTG GTACAAAGATGCTGAATCATGTACTAAACATCTGTGAGAAGGACGGCACTTTTGACAACATTTACCT TCATGTGCAGATCAGCAATGAGTCAGCGATTCACTTTTACCAGAAGTTTGGCTTTGAGATCATCGAGACAAAAAAGAATTACTACAAGAGGATAGAGCCAGCAGATGCCCATGTATTGCAAAAGAGTCTGCGCAGCCCGTGTGCACCCCCCACCGGAGAGCTTCAGAAGGCAGAGTAG